The following proteins are co-located in the Acidicapsa acidisoli genome:
- a CDS encoding type I restriction-modification system subunit M: protein MDQATHNKIVSFIWGIADDVLRDLFKRGKYPDVILPMCVIRRMDAVLEPTKQAVLDTKEMLDNAAITEQRAALCEASGQAFYNTSKFTLRDLKSRGSQQQLLADFEDYLNGFSSNVQDILDNFKFRNQLPTLSKADAIGTLINKFLDPDIDLSPTGIDNHSMGTVFEELVRKFNEENNEEAGQHWTPRDAISLMANLVFLPVEPQLRSGTYLLYDCACGTGGMLTVAEERLKRIGLKHNRDVRAVLYGQEINPETYAVCKADMLLKGEGEVADHIVGGAEWSTLAHDAFPAQEFDFMLANPPYGKSWKKDLEAMGGKDGLRDPRFKVMHEGEELSLVTRSSDGQMLFLANMASKMNPKSALGSRIAEVHNGSSLFTGDAGQGESNIRRWLIENDWVEAIVALPLNLFYNTGIATYIWVLSNRKPAHRAGQIQLIDGSEWFKPLRKNLGKKNCELSGDDIERISRVFQEFTETPQSKIFPNQAFGYWKVTVERPLRLHSQLTLKAIEKLRFASGDEDLRSTLYDEFGDDLFADFSKIEAQLETRLADWGSDDEEAADDDEENGKKKGLPEKKKKKMLDPKTWERDGRLVEVATALRKKLGEAVFDDHNIFRDRVDEALKEDDTKLSAADLKLILKTVSWRVETAPPVIAKIHKTGKVGADPLRGLFEASIAGKKATVEYEPDSDLRDTEQVPLLEDGGIEAFIRREVLPYTPDAWIKESATKIGYEISFTRHFYKPQPMRSLQEISADIVAIEKESEGLLDGLLIGGK from the coding sequence GTGGATCAAGCGACGCATAACAAAATTGTTTCCTTTATCTGGGGCATTGCCGACGACGTTCTCCGCGATCTCTTCAAGCGCGGGAAATACCCCGACGTGATCCTGCCGATGTGCGTCATTCGACGGATGGACGCCGTTCTTGAGCCGACAAAACAGGCAGTCCTCGATACCAAGGAGATGCTAGACAACGCAGCCATCACGGAACAACGGGCGGCTCTCTGCGAAGCATCCGGCCAGGCGTTCTACAACACATCGAAATTCACGCTGCGCGACCTGAAGTCGCGAGGGAGTCAGCAGCAGCTGTTAGCCGACTTTGAGGATTACCTGAACGGCTTTTCATCGAACGTCCAGGACATTCTGGATAACTTCAAATTCCGGAATCAGCTTCCGACGCTCTCGAAAGCCGACGCTATTGGCACATTGATCAATAAGTTTCTTGATCCCGATATCGATCTCTCGCCGACAGGAATCGACAACCACTCGATGGGGACCGTCTTTGAAGAACTGGTCCGCAAGTTCAATGAAGAAAACAATGAAGAAGCCGGTCAGCACTGGACGCCTCGCGATGCAATTTCCTTGATGGCCAACCTTGTTTTTCTTCCTGTAGAGCCGCAGTTGCGGTCAGGGACTTACTTGCTTTACGACTGTGCCTGTGGAACGGGCGGCATGCTTACCGTTGCGGAAGAGAGGCTTAAACGGATTGGCCTAAAGCACAATCGCGACGTCCGAGCCGTACTTTACGGGCAGGAAATCAACCCCGAGACCTACGCCGTTTGCAAAGCTGACATGCTGCTCAAAGGCGAAGGCGAAGTGGCAGATCACATCGTCGGCGGTGCGGAGTGGTCGACGCTTGCGCACGACGCGTTTCCTGCACAGGAATTCGATTTCATGCTCGCGAACCCGCCTTACGGAAAGAGCTGGAAGAAGGATCTTGAAGCGATGGGCGGCAAGGATGGCTTGCGCGATCCCCGTTTCAAGGTAATGCACGAAGGCGAAGAGCTTTCTCTTGTTACGCGCTCCAGCGATGGGCAGATGCTGTTCCTCGCGAATATGGCGTCGAAGATGAACCCCAAATCGGCCCTCGGCAGCCGTATTGCCGAGGTTCACAACGGCTCGTCCTTGTTCACGGGCGACGCGGGCCAGGGGGAAAGCAATATCCGACGCTGGCTGATTGAGAATGATTGGGTCGAAGCCATCGTCGCCTTGCCGCTCAATCTCTTTTACAACACGGGTATTGCGACCTATATCTGGGTCCTGTCCAATCGCAAGCCCGCGCATCGCGCCGGGCAAATTCAACTCATCGACGGCTCCGAATGGTTCAAGCCATTGCGCAAAAACCTCGGCAAGAAAAACTGCGAGCTCTCGGGCGACGATATCGAACGCATCAGCCGGGTCTTCCAGGAATTCACGGAAACGCCTCAGTCAAAGATTTTTCCGAACCAGGCCTTCGGCTATTGGAAGGTGACGGTCGAGCGGCCGTTGCGCCTGCATAGCCAGCTCACGCTGAAAGCAATCGAAAAACTGCGGTTTGCCTCGGGTGACGAGGACTTGCGTTCAACGCTTTATGACGAGTTCGGTGACGATCTTTTTGCTGACTTCTCAAAAATCGAAGCCCAGCTTGAAACGCGCCTAGCCGACTGGGGCAGTGACGATGAGGAGGCGGCGGACGACGACGAAGAGAACGGAAAAAAGAAAGGCCTGCCGGAAAAGAAAAAAAAGAAGATGCTCGATCCGAAGACGTGGGAACGCGACGGCCGGTTGGTCGAAGTGGCCACGGCACTGCGTAAGAAGCTCGGGGAAGCCGTCTTCGACGATCACAATATATTCCGTGATCGCGTCGATGAGGCGCTCAAGGAAGATGACACGAAACTCTCGGCCGCCGATCTCAAACTAATCCTCAAAACGGTGAGCTGGCGCGTTGAGACGGCGCCGCCGGTCATCGCAAAGATACACAAAACCGGCAAAGTCGGCGCTGATCCTCTCCGCGGGTTGTTCGAGGCAAGTATTGCGGGGAAGAAGGCGACGGTCGAATATGAGCCCGATTCCGATTTGCGGGACACCGAGCAGGTGCCGCTTCTCGAAGACGGCGGAATCGAAGCCTTCATCCGCCGTGAAGTGCTGCCCTACACGCCCGACGCCTGGATCAAGGAAAGCGCAACCAAGATCGGCTACGAAATCAGCTTTACGCGGCATTTCTACAAACCGCAGCCGATGCGGTCACTTCAGGAAATCAGTGCCGATATTGTGGCTATTGAGAAGGAGTCCGAGGGACTTCTCGACGGCCTGTTGATTGGGGGCAAGTAG
- a CDS encoding GmrSD restriction endonuclease domain-containing protein, with protein sequence MSSQRYSVTPHPIETLLTWVKSGEIAIPEIQRPFVWEGTKVRNLLDSLYQGYPVGYLIAWRNPNVKLKDGTLSAGKRILIDGQQRVTALMAGLLGREVLTKDYDTVRIRIAFHPLEEKFEVANPAIRKDGSWIEDVATVFAPDADLIELTDSYISKNPQADRKHVGKVLQKLQKIINNHVGLIELAEDLDIETVTEIFIRVNSAGTELSQADFVMSKIAANESYGGNTLRKAIDYFCRLAVAPEFLSTIEKSDKVFVASEFLPKMRWLKDVNDDIYDPAYTDMLRVAFTAEFGRGKLSDLVALLSGRNFETRQYEASIAEESFGKLKQGILQFINQTHFERFTMILRSAGFVTSDLIGGQNAVNFAYILYLKGRAEKIPAHELEQLVRRWYAMSILRGRFTASPETAFDLDIRQIESVGLVPYVNTVIETELPASFWTGMLLQQMDTSSGQSPYLLAYKAAQVKLKDKGFLSRDISVHDLLMNRSDVHHVFPRNYLKKQGLARGRYNQIANFVLAQSEINIVIGDRAPDIYFKELTEQCAGSTAKYGGITELAEMKANFQMNCLPESLLNGQIPSYDDFLEERRQLMAFKIKQWFEVL encoded by the coding sequence ATGTCGTCGCAAAGATATTCGGTCACACCACATCCCATTGAAACCCTGCTTACCTGGGTAAAATCGGGCGAGATCGCTATTCCCGAGATCCAACGGCCATTCGTGTGGGAAGGGACCAAGGTCCGCAATCTGCTCGATTCCCTCTACCAGGGCTATCCGGTGGGCTACCTGATTGCGTGGCGCAACCCGAATGTGAAACTCAAGGACGGCACGCTGTCGGCGGGCAAACGAATTCTCATTGACGGGCAACAACGCGTCACGGCGCTTATGGCGGGGTTGCTTGGCCGCGAAGTCCTCACAAAAGACTATGACACGGTCCGCATCCGAATTGCTTTTCATCCGCTGGAGGAGAAATTCGAGGTGGCGAACCCCGCAATCAGAAAAGATGGGTCCTGGATCGAGGATGTCGCCACGGTGTTTGCGCCCGATGCCGATCTGATCGAGCTCACGGACTCTTATATCAGCAAAAATCCGCAGGCCGATCGCAAACATGTCGGGAAGGTCCTTCAAAAACTCCAGAAGATCATTAACAACCATGTCGGCCTGATCGAGCTCGCCGAGGATCTCGATATCGAAACGGTGACCGAGATCTTCATCCGCGTGAATTCGGCCGGCACAGAGCTCTCTCAAGCGGATTTCGTGATGTCGAAGATTGCCGCCAACGAAAGCTACGGTGGCAATACGCTCCGCAAGGCCATCGACTATTTCTGCCGCCTCGCGGTCGCACCCGAGTTTCTGTCGACGATTGAAAAGAGCGACAAGGTCTTCGTGGCATCAGAGTTTCTGCCGAAGATGCGTTGGCTTAAAGACGTCAACGATGATATCTATGACCCCGCTTATACCGATATGCTCCGCGTCGCCTTCACGGCCGAGTTCGGCCGCGGCAAACTGTCGGACCTGGTTGCCTTGCTATCCGGCCGCAACTTCGAGACGCGACAGTATGAAGCATCGATCGCCGAGGAGTCCTTCGGGAAGCTTAAGCAAGGGATTCTTCAATTCATAAACCAAACCCATTTCGAGCGGTTCACGATGATCCTGCGCTCGGCGGGTTTTGTAACCAGCGATCTCATTGGCGGGCAGAATGCCGTCAATTTCGCCTACATCCTTTACCTAAAGGGCAGGGCGGAGAAGATTCCGGCCCACGAACTCGAACAGCTAGTGCGGCGCTGGTACGCGATGTCGATTCTCCGCGGGCGCTTCACGGCTAGTCCGGAAACGGCCTTCGATCTGGATATTCGTCAGATTGAATCTGTCGGTCTCGTGCCGTATGTGAATACGGTCATCGAAACAGAGCTTCCCGCCTCGTTCTGGACGGGGATGCTGCTGCAGCAGATGGACACCTCCTCAGGTCAGAGCCCTTATCTGCTGGCGTACAAGGCCGCGCAGGTGAAACTCAAAGACAAGGGTTTCCTGTCGCGGGATATCTCGGTCCATGACTTGCTGATGAATCGCAGCGACGTGCACCATGTCTTTCCGCGAAACTACTTGAAGAAGCAAGGACTCGCCCGCGGCCGCTACAACCAGATTGCGAACTTTGTCTTAGCGCAAAGCGAGATCAATATCGTGATCGGTGACCGGGCTCCGGATATCTATTTCAAGGAACTGACAGAACAATGTGCCGGCAGTACCGCGAAGTATGGCGGCATCACGGAACTCGCAGAGATGAAGGCAAACTTTCAGATGAATTGCCTGCCCGAGTCGCTGCTGAATGGTCAAATCCCGTCTTACGACGATTTCCTTGAGGAGAGGCGTCAATTGATGGCCTTCAAGATCAAGCAATGGTTCGAGGTGCTGTGA